The Erinaceus europaeus chromosome 4, mEriEur2.1, whole genome shotgun sequence genomic sequence ggtcctgagttcaacccccagcagcacatgtaccagaatgatgtgcagttctttctctctctcctcctttctcattaataaagaaaatatattttttaaaattttaaagcatttaagtggtccagaaggtggcacagtggacaaagcattggacactcaagcatgaggtcctgagttcaacgccccgcagcacatgtaccagagaggtgtctggttctttctctcctcctttctcattcacaaaaaatatatatatttttaaagagtttaaaaaaacaaaggcaaaaaaaaatgaaaataaataaatactttttaaaaaattcattcacAATAGTGGATAAGTTCTCTAATTAAAATATACCAAGCCATCATAGCAAGCTTTTCAGAGACTCCCAATACAGAGTGACTGAATTTGACATGATGTTGAACAATCTCTGGATATAATTAAATGCTAAGATAATTTGATCACTCAACATGAGTAACATACAAAGACAGGGGCTACAGATCAGAGAATTATGAAAATACATGAGTTTTGTATAGCCAGACTAATCTCAGAGTGTCTTAGTCCTACCTAAAACCAAGAGTATTTATGTTCCTTTGATATTGTCTTCTAGCCTTTCGAAAGAAGCAATGGAAACAAGCAATGAAAGTTCAACAACAGACTTCATTCTTCTGGGGTTTTCTAATTGGCCCCAACTAGAGCACATCATCTCTGGGGTTGTCTTCATCTTCTACCTTGTGACTCTAGTAGGAAACACAACCATCATTCTTGTGTCCTATCTAGACACTCACCTCCATACTCCCATGTATTTCTTCTTATCCAATTTGTCCTTTTTGGACCTCTGCTATACAACTAGCATTGTGCCCCAGATGTTGATGAATCTTTGGGGCCCTAAAAAGTCCATTACTTATGGAGGCTGTGTGCTGCAATTCTTCTTTGCCCTTGACTTGGGAGCCACAGAATGTCTCCTCTTGGCTgtgatggcctatgaccgctatgcTGCTGTCTGCCAACCTCTTCACTACACAGTCATCATGCACCCTCAGCTCTGCCAGAAGATGGTGCTGACCTCCTGGATAGGTGGTCTAGGAAGTGCCTTACTTCTTTGTTCCCTGACTATGAAGTTGCCAAGATGTGGGCAACGGGAAGTGGACAACTTTTTCTGTGAGATGCCAGCATTGATCAAAATGGCTTGTGTCTATTCAAAAATACTTGAGGTTGTTGTATTTACTCTTGGAGTGATCCTTCTTCTAGTACCTCTGTCACTCATTCTCATCTCATATGGAGTCATCACTCAAGCTGTCATGAGAATCAAGTCAGCAGGAAGATGGCACAAGATCCTTAATACATGTGGTTCTCACCTCACAGTAGTAACTCTATTTTATGGAACAACCATTTATATGTACATGAAACCACAAAATAATAGCACTTCCCTGGATGAGGAGAAATTTCTTACACTCTTTTACACAATCATTACACCCAGTCTTAACCCTCTGATCTATACTTTAAGAAACAAAGATGTGAAGAGTGCAATAAAGAGAATACTATGTATTAAAAAATGGACAGGAAAGTCATGAGTAAGGTGGAAAGTCGTGAATAAGAACACAGAGAGCTAAAGTATATGTCCCAGTATCTGGGAAGTGGCCTACTAGTAGAGCACCTGTTTTGCATTGCTGAGGTCCTGAGTCAAATCCCTAACACCACAGAAGACCAACAAAGACAAAGTGAAGTTCCATAGGTAATTAAGTATCCTTTTGTTTCgcctctctatttctatgtctCCCTTTCTCGTTGTCTCATAACCAATAAAAGATGATTCATTAATTCAAGgaacacttctttttttgttgtttattttttatttttatttataaaaaagaaacactgacaaaaaacagcggataagaggggtacaactctacacaattcccactatcagaacactatatcccatcctctcccctgatatctttcttattctttaaccctctaggagtatgggcccagggtcattatgggatgcagaaggtggaaggtctggcttctgtaattgct encodes the following:
- the LOC103127766 gene encoding olfactory receptor 2W1-like — translated: METSNESSTTDFILLGFSNWPQLEHIISGVVFIFYLVTLVGNTTIILVSYLDTHLHTPMYFFLSNLSFLDLCYTTSIVPQMLMNLWGPKKSITYGGCVLQFFFALDLGATECLLLAVMAYDRYAAVCQPLHYTVIMHPQLCQKMVLTSWIGGLGSALLLCSLTMKLPRCGQREVDNFFCEMPALIKMACVYSKILEVVVFTLGVILLLVPLSLILISYGVITQAVMRIKSAGRWHKILNTCGSHLTVVTLFYGTTIYMYMKPQNNSTSLDEEKFLTLFYTIITPSLNPLIYTLRNKDVKSAIKRILCIKKWTGKS